Part of the Cryptosporangium arvum DSM 44712 genome, CGGGGCGGTGGTGAGGCTGGCCAGCGAAGTCGTGGTGCCGTGGGAGCGGTGCAGCGCGGTGATCGCACCGGCGGTGTCGGGCCGGGCGGCGCCGTAGTCCAGCCCGCCGCCACCGTGGACGTGCAGATCGACGAAGCCGGGGACGATCCACCGTCCACCGAGGTCGACGACGTCGGGATCGCGGGGGCGGGATCGTTCCGGGCCGCCGACCGCAGTGATCTCGCCCGCGGACACCGCCACCCAGCCGCCCTGGACGACACCGACCGGAAGGACCAGTGTGGCGTCGGACAGCACTGTCATGCCGCTCCTCCGCCAGACCGCAATCGTGACCGTTGGTCATCGTACCTTCGGCCAATTGTGGCCGACCGGGTGATCGGAGCTCACGCCAGACTGTTCACACCGCCCCGTCCGAGGACGCATCGATGGCTAGAGTGGGGTCGCTGCCGCTGTTGGCGACGCGACGCGCCGAGGAGGACGAAGAGTCCATGGACCACGTGCCGGAGGACTCGGTGCTGACCGAGCGTCAGGAGTCCGGATTGAACGAACGAGAACTCGCGATCCTGGCGTTCGAACGGCAGTGGTGGCAGCACGCCGGTGCCAAGGAACAGGCCATTCGCGACGAGTTCTCGCTTTCGGCCACGCGCTACTACCAGCTGCTTAACGCGCTCATCGATCGGCACGAGGCGCTCGTGCACGATCCGATGCTGGTCAAGCGCCTGCGTCGGGTGCGTGCCGCGCGTCAGCGGCAGCGCTCGGCCCGCCGCCTCGGCGTGCGGCTCTAACTAGCCGCAGGGCAGGCTCACCCGCAGTCGAGTGCCGGTTCCGGCTTCGCTCTCGACGAGAGTCCGGCCGTGCAGCGCGCGGATGCGGTCGTCGATACCGGCCAGTCCGCCCCCGGCGACCACTCTGGCCCCACCCGGCCCGTCATCGGCGACGACGCCGTGCAGCCACCCGTCGGCCTCGGTCACCTCGATCCGCACCCGGGCCTCGGGCGCGTACTTGGCCACGTTCGTCAGCCCTTCGCAGAGCGCGAAGTACGCGGTGGCCTCCACGGCCGGTGGCTTGCGCCCGGCGTAGACCGCCAGCTGGACGGCCAGCCCGAGCCGGACCGCCACCTCGTCCAACGCGGCACCGAGGCCGTCGGTGCGCAGCACCGTGGGGTGCAGACCACGGGCCAGCGCCTCCAGGTCCTCGATGGTGCCGAGCACCTCGTCGTGACAGGTCGCCACCACCGTCCGGGCCGGCTCGCCGAGGGCGTCCAGCCCGCACAGCTGCTCGGCGAGCGCGGCCAACTGCCGCTGGGCGCCGTCACGCAGGTCCTTCTCCAGCCGCTGCCGCTCCGCGGTCTCCCGCTCCTCCACCCGCGCCTGCGCGGCCAGCACCTGTTCGAGCTGGGTGGTGGCCATGGCCTGCAGCTGAGCGGTGAGCAGCGCCTGCGACCCGGCGCGCAGCACGGCGTCGACCATGCCCCGGCGCAGGCGGAGCGCGTCGTCCAGTTCGACCAGGGCCAGCGGCTGGCGATCGTCCATTCGCGCCTCGGTCAGCCACCGCCCGGTCGTCGCGGACGGGTGGAGCACCAGGTGACCGCGCCGGTCGACGTAGCTGTGTTCGGCCGGCACCCAGAACAGCAGGCGCAGCCGCGGATCACGCAGGGCCGCCGCGAGCGCGTCGCGCACCGTGGCCACCGACGACGTCGACGAGGTCATCCGGATCACGCGGTGCGGTGCGTCCACCTCGCGCCAGCGCTCCCGCAGCGCCCCGGAGAGCACCGCCAGCGCCAGCACCGCGGAGATCGTGTTCTGCACGACGTAGAGCGAGAGCAGTGACTCCAGGTCGGTGAACGTCCGGGTGCGCGCGGTGGACGCGATCGCGGCCGCGGCGATGCCGGTGCCGATCAGCACCGGGATCGCGGCCGGGCGCTCGGTGGTGGACAGGCGGCGGCCGCGGCGCACGAGCAGGACCAGGTACCAGCCCGCGAGGACGACCTGCAGACCGGTCACCGTGCTGATCGCGGCGTCGAAGAGCGAGCGGTTCGGCGCCAGCGACGGCCAGAACACGTCGGGCGACAGGTCGTTCCACTCGGGAAGGGACACGAGTTCGACGAAGAGTTCGCCGACGATCAACACGCCGATCGCGGCGTACACCCAGTAGCGGTCGGCCCGGTCGACGAGGCGACCGGCCGGGTAGGCCAGGACGGCCGCGCCGGAGACGGTCAGGCCGATGCCCTCGGAGTAGAACGCGAACGTCGGCCAGATCCCGCTGTCCCAGATCGCGGTCCAGGCGAAGGCGACGAACACCGCGCCGACCAGCAGCATCTGGCCGCTGCGCTGGCGGCTGTCACCGGTGCCGAGCAGCAGCCCGCCGGCCGCTCCGAACACCCCGGCGGCCGGTACCGCGACGGCCGCCGAGGTCAGGTGTTCGCACCAGTAGGGCACCCCGCACAGCAACGTGAGCAGGCCGACGCCGACCCCCACCAGGGCGGCCCGACCGGTGTGTCCGGGAACCGGTAGGACAGCGCGCATCGACACGGTGCCTCCGATCTTCCGTGCCGCATGATACGGAGGTTCCCGCTAACGGGCTTCCCTCTGTTCGGCGTACGAGGCGAGGTGGGCCACCTGCACCGGGTCCAGCGACGGGCGGACGCGGCGCCGGGCCGTCGCCAGGTGAGCGGCGGTGACCTCGGCGGTGTCCATCGACTCGCGCATCGCGGCCAGGGCGGCCTCGCGCACCAGCGCCGCGCAGTCCGCGGACGAGAACCCGTCGAGCTCCCGGGCGACGTCGGCCAGCTCGATGTCGGTGGAGAGCGGAACCTTGCGCGAGGCGGCCCGGAGGATGTCGGCGCGGGCCTCGGCGTCCGGCGGCGGCACGAACACCAGCCGCTCCAGCCGGCCGGGACGAAGCAGCGCGGGGTCGACCATGTCGGGCCGGTTCGTGGCACCGACCACGACGACGTTGCGCAGCCCTTCGACGCCGTCGAGCTCGGTGAGCAGCGCGGCCACCACCCGGTCGGTCGTGCCGCCGTCGGTGGACTGGCCGCGCACCGGAGCCAGCGCGTCGACCTCGTCGAGGAAGATCAGGGTCGGCGCGGCCTCGCGAGCACGCCGGAACAGCTCACGCACCGACCGTTCGCTCTCACCGACCCACTTGGTGAGCAACTCGGCGCCCTTCACCGCGAGCACGTTGGCCTGCCCGGTACCGGCGAGCGCCCGGACCAGGAACGTCTTGCCGCACCCCGGAGGGCCGTAGAGCAGCACTCCGCGCGGCGGGTCGACGCCCAGCCGGGTGAACGTGTCGGGATACCGCAGCGGCCAGAGCACCGACTCGGTGAGCGCCTCCTTGACCTCTTTCATGTCGCCGACGTCGTCGAGGCTCAGCGAGGCGACCTCGAGCGTGGATTCGGCCATCGACGTGGGCCGCACCGACTGGGCGGCGGCGTCCAGGTCGACCTTGGCGATCTCCGGGGTCTCGGCGTCCCGCTGGCGCATCGCCGCGCGGACACCGGCTTCACGCACGAGCGTCCCCAGGTCGGCGGCGACGAACCCGGGCGTGCGCGCGGCGACGTCGTCGAGCGAGACGTCGTCGGCGACCGGCAGGTTGCGGGTGAACAGCGCGAGCAGGTCACGGCGTTCGTTCGCGTCCGGCATCGGCACCCGGAGCTCGTGGTCGAGCACGCCGGGGCGGCGCAGGCCGGCGTCGACGTCCTCCGGGCGGCTGGTCGTGCACACCACGGCCGTCCTGCTTTCGCTGACCAGACGGGCGATCAGCTGGACGAGCACGGTGGCGATCGGCGGCGGGTCCGACCGCGGCGCGAGCGCCTCGACGTCGTTGAGCAGCAGCACGGCCGGGGTGTCCGACTCCGCTTTCGCGGCGGCCTGACGCAGGACTTCCGCGGCGGCGTCCGGCGCCACCGCGGCGAGGCCGGGGCACCAGATCCGGAGCACGGTCGCGCCGGTGGCCTGCGCGACCGACCGCACGAGCGTCGACTTCCCCGCCCCGGGCGGCCCGGTGACCAGCACGCCGAGCTGCACGGTCGTGCCCAGGCGCTCCAGCACCTCGCCGTGGTGGAACGCGAGGTCGAACAGCTCGGTCAGGTGCGCGGCCTGCGTCTTCAGACCGATCAGGTCCTCCGCCGGCCGCGGTTCCTCGTCGAGCGTGGCTCCGGGCTCGGCGAACACCTGCTCCATGCTTCTGTCGACGTTCCGCGAGCGCGCCTTGGCGGCGACGGGAGCGGCGGCGCCCGCCGCGCCCGACACGCCGGGGGAGAACGTCCCGGCGAAGCGGGGGGTGGCGGTGGCGCGCGCGGATGCGGTGGGGCGGACACCGGTGGCGCCACCGGAGCCCCATACCCCGCCGCCGGCCGACCCGGACCAGGTGACGATCGTGTCCGGGGTGATCAGCGCGGCCGTCTCCGGCTCGGCGGCGACGACCGTGAGCAGCGCCGCGGTCCAGCCGCTGCCGACCGCGTTGGACAGGCTGCGCCGGGCGCTCTCGACCAGCGGCCGGTGCGGGTGCGCCGGGTCGAGGTCCTGCGGCAGCAAAGACACGTCGTCCCCGCTGGTGACCACCTTGCTCAGCAGCGCCAGCCGGAGCATCTCCGGCGAGACGGCGGCCACCACCGTGGCGTCGCCGGACACCGTGATCGTGCGGGCCGCCTGGATCGGCGCGGCGCTGACGTCGACCGGCGCCCCGTCCCGGATCCGCAGGTTGCCCATCGTCAGGTCGTCGGCGAGCAGGAGCCCGCGCGCCGCCGTGGCGTCACCGGCCGCGGCGATCCCGGCCGACGTGCGCTCCGCGCTGCGCAGCAGCACCGGATCACCCGGGTTGAGGTCGAGGGCGGCCAGCACCTCCGGATGGAGCCGCACCACCCCGCGCCGCGCGTCGAGCACAGCCGACCGCAGGCTCGCGGTCAGGGTCAGGGACGGAGCTTCAGAAGTCACCTTCTAAGTCTGCTTCGTCTGGCAAACGAACCGCTGTGCCGGGGCTGAGAGGTCAGCGGACTCTCAGGAAAGCGGACCTAGTGTGTGGCTGTGGAAACTGCTTCGGGGGACACCACCCCACGAGGGATGCCCGGGCCGGCGCGGTCCGGGTGGCGTGCGGTGGTCACCACCCGGCGCGTCGTGACGACGCTCGTGGTGATCGGCGTCCTCGCTGCGCTTGTCGTGTGGATCCGCTGGCCGTCGGGGGAGCCGGTGCGGTCGACCGACGCGATGGTCACCGTGCGGTCGGGGCCGGAGCGCAACGAGCCGATCGAGCTGGACACCACGATCTACGTCCCGGAGAGCGCCACCGCGTCGCATCCGGCGCCGGCGATCCTGCTCGCGCACGGCTTCGGCGGCAGCAAGTCGAGCGTCGCTGCGGACGCGCGCCGGTTGGCCGGCCAGGGGTACGTGGTGCAGACCTGGAGCGCCCGCGGGTTCGGGCGCTCCGGCGGCACGATCTCGCTGGACAGTCCCGACTACGAGGTCAACGACGCCCGCGCGCTCGTCGACCGGCTCGCCGAGCGGGACGACGTGCGCCAGGACGCGTCCGGAGATCCCCGGGTGGCGGCGATCGGCGGCTCCTACGGCGGCGCGCTGAGCCTCCTGCTGGCCGGGTACGACAAGCGGGTGGACACGATCGTCCCGCGGATCACCTGGAACGACCTGGCGAACTCGTTCTTCCCGGAGGCCACCGGCGGCGGCCCGGCAGACGGCGTCTTCAAGCGCTCGTGGGCCGGGCTGTTCTTCGGCAGCGCGAGCGGCGGGGGCGTCAGCAGCGTCCGCGACCTGGCCGCGCTGCTCGGGGCGCGGCCGGATTCGAACGGCGGGATCGACCCGAGCTCCGTCGACGCGTCGAAGGTCGGTGAGCTGGCGCAGTGCGGCCGCTTCGAGGTTTCGCTCTGCCGCGAGTACCTCGAGGTCGCGACCACAGGCCGGTCCACGCCGGCGATCGTCGAGCGGCTGCGCCGCTCCAGCCCGTCGACGGTGCTCGACCGGATCGACGCGCCGACGCTGCTCGTCCAGGGCCAGCAGGACACGCTCTTCCCGCTCTCCGAGGCCGACGCCAACGCGCGCGGCATCGCGGCGAACGGCACCCCGGTCCGGGTCGCCTGGTACGCCGGTGGGCACGACTCGACCGCGTCGACGCGTGAATCCGAGCGGGTCAACGAGCTCGAACTGGCCTGGTTGCGGCACTACCTCGACGGACGCGGCCCGGCGCCGTCGGACGAGTTCAGCTACACCACCGCCGGGGCGATCAGCGCCAGGGACACCCGCCCGACCAGCCGGGTCTACACGCTCGGCGAGTACCCGCCCGCCGAGGACCCCTACCGGATCCGGGTCTCCGGCATCAGCCCGCAGCCGGTCGCGAACCCGCCGGACGGCACGCCGGCCGGCGTCTCGACTCTCCCCGGCTTCGGGGCGTTGACCAGTAGCTTCGCCAACGCGGGCATCGACGTCCCGGGCCAGTTCGCCTCGTACAGCGGCGTGGAGCTGTCGCGCTCGGTCGACGTCGCCGGCGCGCCGACGGTGCGGGTGGCGGCGGCGTCGCCGACCGGTGAGGCCGTGCTCTTCCTCAAGCTCTACGACGTCGACGCGGACGGGCGCGCCACGCTGCCCGGCGGGGCGGTGTCCGCGGTCCGCCTGACCGGGCTACCGCGGACGATCGACACCGCGTCGCTGGTCACGGTCACGCTGCCGATGATCGGGCACCGCTTCGAGTCCGGGCACAGCGTCCGCCTGGTGATCGCGACCGCCGACCAGGCCTACGCCGGGCCGGTCGCGCCGGCCGTCTACCAGGTGGCCGTGCAGGCCAACAGCCTGCACCTGCCCGCGGTGACGCCGGTGCCGGTCGCGAGCTCGACCGGCACGTGGACGTGGGTGCTGATCGGGCTGCTGGGCGCGGTCGGCCTCGGCGTCGTCGCCGCGGTCGTGATCGTCCGCGCGCGGCGCCGTCGGCTCGACGTCTCCGTCGATTCCGAGGCGGCCGGGTCTCCGCTCGTCGTGCGCGGCCTCCGGAAGGCCTACGGCGACGGGTACCTGGCCGTTCGGGACCTGTCGTTCTCGGTCGAACCCGGCCAGGTCGTCGGTCTGCTCGGCCCCAACGGCGCGGGCAAGACGACGACGCTGCGCATGTTGATGGGGCTGATCCGGCCGACCGGCGGCGAGATCCTGGTGTTCGGTCACCGGATCGTGCCCGGCGCACCGGTGCTGTCGCGGATCGGAGCGTTCGTGGAGGGCCCC contains:
- a CDS encoding AAA family ATPase, encoding MTSEAPSLTLTASLRSAVLDARRGVVRLHPEVLAALDLNPGDPVLLRSAERTSAGIAAAGDATAARGLLLADDLTMGNLRIRDGAPVDVSAAPIQAARTITVSGDATVVAAVSPEMLRLALLSKVVTSGDDVSLLPQDLDPAHPHRPLVESARRSLSNAVGSGWTAALLTVVAAEPETAALITPDTIVTWSGSAGGGVWGSGGATGVRPTASARATATPRFAGTFSPGVSGAAGAAAPVAAKARSRNVDRSMEQVFAEPGATLDEEPRPAEDLIGLKTQAAHLTELFDLAFHHGEVLERLGTTVQLGVLVTGPPGAGKSTLVRSVAQATGATVLRIWCPGLAAVAPDAAAEVLRQAAAKAESDTPAVLLLNDVEALAPRSDPPPIATVLVQLIARLVSESRTAVVCTTSRPEDVDAGLRRPGVLDHELRVPMPDANERRDLLALFTRNLPVADDVSLDDVAARTPGFVAADLGTLVREAGVRAAMRQRDAETPEIAKVDLDAAAQSVRPTSMAESTLEVASLSLDDVGDMKEVKEALTESVLWPLRYPDTFTRLGVDPPRGVLLYGPPGCGKTFLVRALAGTGQANVLAVKGAELLTKWVGESERSVRELFRRAREAAPTLIFLDEVDALAPVRGQSTDGGTTDRVVAALLTELDGVEGLRNVVVVGATNRPDMVDPALLRPGRLERLVFVPPPDAEARADILRAASRKVPLSTDIELADVARELDGFSSADCAALVREAALAAMRESMDTAEVTAAHLATARRRVRPSLDPVQVAHLASYAEQREAR
- a CDS encoding DUF3263 domain-containing protein, with translation MDHVPEDSVLTERQESGLNERELAILAFERQWWQHAGAKEQAIRDEFSLSATRYYQLLNALIDRHEALVHDPMLVKRLRRVRAARQRQRSARRLGVRL
- a CDS encoding CocE/NonD family hydrolase, giving the protein MPGPARSGWRAVVTTRRVVTTLVVIGVLAALVVWIRWPSGEPVRSTDAMVTVRSGPERNEPIELDTTIYVPESATASHPAPAILLAHGFGGSKSSVAADARRLAGQGYVVQTWSARGFGRSGGTISLDSPDYEVNDARALVDRLAERDDVRQDASGDPRVAAIGGSYGGALSLLLAGYDKRVDTIVPRITWNDLANSFFPEATGGGPADGVFKRSWAGLFFGSASGGGVSSVRDLAALLGARPDSNGGIDPSSVDASKVGELAQCGRFEVSLCREYLEVATTGRSTPAIVERLRRSSPSTVLDRIDAPTLLVQGQQDTLFPLSEADANARGIAANGTPVRVAWYAGGHDSTASTRESERVNELELAWLRHYLDGRGPAPSDEFSYTTAGAISARDTRPTSRVYTLGEYPPAEDPYRIRVSGISPQPVANPPDGTPAGVSTLPGFGALTSSFANAGIDVPGQFASYSGVELSRSVDVAGAPTVRVAAASPTGEAVLFLKLYDVDADGRATLPGGAVSAVRLTGLPRTIDTASLVTVTLPMIGHRFESGHSVRLVIATADQAYAGPVAPAVYQVAVQANSLHLPAVTPVPVASSTGTWTWVLIGLLGAVGLGVVAAVVIVRARRRRLDVSVDSEAAGSPLVVRGLRKAYGDGYLAVRDLSFSVEPGQVVGLLGPNGAGKTTTLRMLMGLIRPTGGEILVFGHRIVPGAPVLSRIGAFVEGPGLLPHLSGLENLHRYWQATGRPAESARLEEALEIAGLGAAVHRKVKTYSQGMRQRLAIAQAMLGLPDLLVLDEPTNGLDPPQIAEMRAVLSRYATDGRAVLVSSHLLAEVEQVCSHVVVVSKGTGVAAGPVGEIVGEGRSVLVEVASGDQDAAVAALRAMPGVEVVHPNGAGLVVELAGVERSDVVRELVGAGVGVERLVARRRLEDVFLELVGEQR
- a CDS encoding sensor histidine kinase, producing MRAVLPVPGHTGRAALVGVGVGLLTLLCGVPYWCEHLTSAAVAVPAAGVFGAAGGLLLGTGDSRQRSGQMLLVGAVFVAFAWTAIWDSGIWPTFAFYSEGIGLTVSGAAVLAYPAGRLVDRADRYWVYAAIGVLIVGELFVELVSLPEWNDLSPDVFWPSLAPNRSLFDAAISTVTGLQVVLAGWYLVLLVRRGRRLSTTERPAAIPVLIGTGIAAAAIASTARTRTFTDLESLLSLYVVQNTISAVLALAVLSGALRERWREVDAPHRVIRMTSSTSSVATVRDALAAALRDPRLRLLFWVPAEHSYVDRRGHLVLHPSATTGRWLTEARMDDRQPLALVELDDALRLRRGMVDAVLRAGSQALLTAQLQAMATTQLEQVLAAQARVEERETAERQRLEKDLRDGAQRQLAALAEQLCGLDALGEPARTVVATCHDEVLGTIEDLEALARGLHPTVLRTDGLGAALDEVAVRLGLAVQLAVYAGRKPPAVEATAYFALCEGLTNVAKYAPEARVRIEVTEADGWLHGVVADDGPGGARVVAGGGLAGIDDRIRALHGRTLVESEAGTGTRLRVSLPCG